The stretch of DNA TCGCGGCGCGTGCTGGAGGAGCACTTCGGGACGCCGGTGCGTTTCCTGTCATATCCCTTCGGCGACTTCGATGCGCCGACGCAGCAGGCGGCCGCGGGGCTGGGCTACATGGGGGCGGCGAGCACCCGGCCGGGCTTCAGCGGCCCCGGCTGCGACCGCTATGCCCTGCGCCGGGTGGCGCCCAATCCCACCGATGACCTGTGCGCTTTCGCGTTCAAGCTCTCCCCTGCGGCCGGGTGGTACTATCGCCGCACCCGCCCCCCGGAGGATGGCGGCTGATGCATCGCGCCAACGGCCATATCCGCGTCCTGCACAGCGTCGGCCCCGGCGACCTGGCCGGCACGCAGCGCGCGCTCGCCACCTACCTCGAGGCCGCCGACCGCGACCGCTTCGAGCATCATGTCATCTGCCGCTCCGACGGGGGGCTGGTCGAGTGCCTGCGCCGCCTCGACCTCCATGTGACCGTGGTCCCGGCCCGCGCCTACTGGCACCCCGCGCCCGCGGCCAAGCTCGCGCGCACCCTGCGCGGCGGCGGGTTTCAGCTCTTTCACATGAACCCCAGCCGCGTCGAGGGCATCATCGCCCATCTGCTGGGGGTGCCTGTCGTATGCCGCCGCAATGTCGGCTTCGATCCCTTCTGGGCGCGCTGGCGCCAGGACGGCCCCCTGGCCCGCCTGCTCAACGCGCCGATTGACCGCTTCATCGTGCCCGCGGCGTTCCTGGTGGGGGAGTACGAGCGGCGCGGCGTGCCGCGGGCGCGCGTGCGGGTGGTCCGCAACGGGGTCTCCATCACCGCGCCGGCCGCGGCCGAGATCCGCCGCGCCCGCCGCGAGATGGGCGATGGGCGAGCGCCGCTGGTGGTATCCGCCGGGCGGCTGGTGGGCCTCAAGGGGCATGCGACGCTGCTGCGCGCGGTGGCCGCGCTCGGACGCCGCCGCGTCAACGTGCGCGCGGCGATCATCGGCGACGGCGAGGAGCGCGCGGGGCTGGAGCGACTGGCCGCCGACCTCGGCCTGCGCGGCCGGGTGCGGTTTATCGGCTGGAAGCCGCAGGTCGCGCCTTACCTGGCGGCGGCGGATCTCTACGCGCAGCCGTCGCTGAGCGAGGTCCTGCCCAACGCGGTGCTGGAGGCGATGGCGCTGGGGGGCTGCGTGGCGGCGAGCGACGTGGGGGGCATGCGCGACGCCATCACCCCGGGGGTCAACGGGGAGCTGGTCGCGCCCGGCGACGCCGAAGCGCTGGCGGCGGCGCTGCGGGCTTTGCTCGCCAACCCCGAGCGGCGCGGACGACTGGGGGCGGCGGCGCGCGCGACCATCGCGCGCGACTTCACGGTGGCCGAGATGGTGCGCCGCACCGAAGCCG from Armatimonadota bacterium encodes:
- a CDS encoding glycosyltransferase, which encodes MHRANGHIRVLHSVGPGDLAGTQRALATYLEAADRDRFEHHVICRSDGGLVECLRRLDLHVTVVPARAYWHPAPAAKLARTLRGGGFQLFHMNPSRVEGIIAHLLGVPVVCRRNVGFDPFWARWRQDGPLARLLNAPIDRFIVPAAFLVGEYERRGVPRARVRVVRNGVSITAPAAAEIRRARREMGDGRAPLVVSAGRLVGLKGHATLLRAVAALGRRRVNVRAAIIGDGEERAGLERLAADLGLRGRVRFIGWKPQVAPYLAAADLYAQPSLSEVLPNAVLEAMALGGCVAASDVGGMRDAITPGVNGELVAPGDAEALAAALRALLANPERRGRLGAAARATIARDFTVAEMVRRTEAVYEELIEVTT